The Paenibacillus sophorae genome has a segment encoding these proteins:
- a CDS encoding globin-coupled sensor protein, giving the protein MGKCPFAFLHGLAFQKKRVAPHEPQSFLRAMGSESYHSIQGQEELNEQMRMIDLTDDDLELLRRMKPAMVRNIDEITDRFYNSVVDVGKLEQIIVEHSSIDRLKQTLREHIVEIFDGSVDNRYISKRLVIANIHKKVGLEPKWYLSAFQNLQNVFIGVIYKEAFNDAERLKMVQTVTKLLNLEQQLVLEAYEKENIREKEEQYETVKNELKQKIAEFSGELVDLSIDTNAAIEQLVTSSNEVNNSFQRTAFSALESQEKAKDGRELLSRLNGQIGHIFETTNEMEQSVKELSQFSKQIQTIVGAVQEIADQTKILSLNATIEAARAGEHGRGFSVVAQEVNRLAEDTKSTVVHIGELTAKSGILTTQVVEEIRKVQELTESGKLQSDETSQLFSDILDTMQSSTREIVTVEEEIRTLIHAIEGIGSTTAQTAASAEYFKSATASL; this is encoded by the coding sequence ATGGGGAAATGTCCGTTTGCTTTTTTACATGGTTTAGCTTTTCAAAAGAAAAGAGTGGCGCCCCATGAACCTCAGTCCTTCCTGCGTGCTATGGGTTCAGAATCTTATCATTCCATACAAGGCCAAGAAGAATTGAATGAACAGATGAGAATGATAGACTTGACTGATGATGACCTGGAGCTGCTGCGCAGAATGAAGCCTGCTATGGTGCGGAATATTGACGAGATTACCGACCGTTTTTATAACTCAGTGGTTGATGTGGGTAAGCTGGAGCAGATCATCGTCGAACACAGCAGTATAGACAGGCTGAAGCAAACTCTACGAGAACATATCGTCGAAATCTTTGACGGCAGTGTGGACAATCGTTACATATCGAAACGGCTGGTTATCGCTAATATTCATAAGAAGGTTGGGTTGGAGCCGAAGTGGTACTTATCCGCTTTTCAAAATCTGCAAAATGTATTTATCGGAGTAATATACAAAGAGGCTTTTAATGATGCGGAGCGGCTAAAAATGGTGCAAACAGTGACCAAACTTTTGAATCTGGAGCAGCAGCTCGTTCTGGAAGCCTACGAAAAAGAGAATATCAGAGAAAAAGAAGAACAATACGAAACTGTGAAAAATGAGTTGAAACAGAAGATTGCCGAATTCAGCGGCGAACTGGTCGATCTCAGTATCGACACGAATGCAGCGATCGAGCAGCTTGTTACAAGCAGTAATGAAGTTAATAATTCATTTCAGCGCACCGCTTTTTCAGCCCTTGAATCTCAAGAGAAGGCAAAGGACGGACGTGAGCTGCTGAGCAGGCTGAACGGACAGATTGGACATATTTTTGAAACAACGAATGAAATGGAACAATCGGTAAAAGAGCTTAGCCAATTTTCAAAGCAAATTCAGACGATCGTCGGTGCAGTTCAGGAAATTGCGGATCAGACCAAAATATTATCGCTTAACGCAACAATAGAAGCAGCAAGGGCGGGCGAGCATGGAAGAGGCTTCAGCGTCGTTGCTCAAGAGGTCAATCGACTGGCGGAAGATACAAAAAGCACGGTTGTGCACATTGGAGAATTGACGGCCAAATCCGGCATTCTGACTACACAGGTGGTGGAAGAAATCAGAAAAGTGCAGGAACTGACGGAAAGCGGCAAGCTGCAATCGGATGAGACCAGCCAACTGTTCTCCGACATCTTGGACACAATGCAGAGCAGCACCCGTGAGATCGTAACAGTAGAGGAAGAAATCCGAACACTCATTCATGCTATAGAAGGAATAGGCTCGACAACTGCGCAAACAGCCGCATCCGCGGAGTATTTCAAGTCGGCAACAGCCAGTCTATAA
- the tuf gene encoding elongation factor Tu — protein sequence MAKAKFERNKPHVNIGTIGHVDHGKTTLTAAITTVLSKKYGGAAVAFDQIDKAPEERERGITISTAHVEYETPNRHYAHVDCPGHADYVKNMITGAAQMDGAILVVSAADGPMPQTREHILLSRQVGVPYIVVFLNKCDMVEDEELLELVEMEVRDLLNEYEFPGDDTPITRGSAREALQNPDGEWAQKIVEMFETIDTYIPLPERDTEKPFLMPVEDVFSITGRGTVATGRVERGTVKVGDEIEIVGIQEETKKSVVTGVEMFRKLLDSAQAGDNIGALLRGVDRNQIERGQVLAKPASVKPHTEFTAQIYVLTKEEGGRHKPFFTGYRPQFYFRTTDVTGIINLPEGTEMVMPGDNITVTVSLISPIAIEEGTKFSIREGGRTVGAGTVASIQK from the coding sequence ATGGCAAAGGCTAAGTTTGAACGTAACAAACCGCACGTTAACATCGGAACTATCGGTCACGTCGACCATGGTAAAACGACACTGACTGCTGCAATCACGACTGTATTGTCCAAAAAATACGGCGGTGCCGCTGTAGCATTCGACCAAATTGACAAAGCTCCGGAAGAGCGCGAACGTGGTATCACCATCTCCACAGCTCACGTTGAATATGAAACTCCTAATCGTCACTACGCACACGTAGACTGCCCTGGACACGCCGACTATGTTAAAAACATGATCACCGGCGCAGCGCAAATGGACGGCGCTATCCTGGTTGTATCCGCAGCTGACGGCCCAATGCCGCAAACTCGCGAGCACATCCTGCTGTCCCGTCAGGTAGGCGTTCCTTACATCGTCGTATTCCTGAACAAATGCGACATGGTTGAAGACGAAGAGCTTCTGGAACTGGTTGAAATGGAAGTTCGCGATCTGCTTAACGAATACGAATTCCCGGGCGACGACACTCCGATCACCCGTGGTTCCGCTCGTGAAGCCCTGCAAAATCCTGACGGCGAATGGGCTCAAAAGATCGTTGAAATGTTCGAAACGATCGACACTTACATTCCGCTGCCAGAGCGCGACACTGAAAAACCTTTCCTTATGCCTGTCGAGGACGTATTCTCCATCACTGGCCGCGGTACCGTGGCAACTGGCCGCGTAGAACGCGGAACGGTTAAAGTGGGCGACGAAATTGAAATCGTTGGTATCCAAGAAGAAACGAAGAAATCCGTCGTTACTGGTGTTGAAATGTTCCGTAAATTGCTTGACTCCGCTCAAGCTGGCGACAACATCGGCGCTCTGCTCCGTGGTGTTGACCGTAACCAAATCGAGCGCGGACAAGTGTTGGCCAAACCGGCTTCCGTTAAGCCGCACACTGAGTTCACTGCTCAAATCTACGTCCTGACTAAAGAAGAGGGTGGCCGTCACAAGCCCTTTTTCACAGGATACCGTCCTCAGTTCTACTTCCGTACAACTGACGTAACAGGTATCATCAACCTGCCGGAAGGTACCGAAATGGTAATGCCTGGCGACAACATCACAGTAACCGTTTCACTGATCTCCCCGATCGCTATCGAAGAAGGAACGAAGTTCTCCATTCGTGAAGGCGGCCGTACAGTTGGAGCCGGTACTGTAGCATCTATCCAAAAATAA
- the fusA gene encoding elongation factor G, with protein MAREFSLKNTRNIGIMAHIDAGKTTTTERILFYTGRTHKIGEVHEGAATMDWMEQEQERGITITSAATTAAWKGHRVNIIDTPGHVDFTVEVERSLRVLDGAVGVFSAKEGVEPQSETVWRQADRYGVPRIAYVNKMDIIGADYLNVVKDMRERLQANAVAIQLPIGAENDFIGIIDLIEQKAHMYKDDLGRDIEVTDIPSEFLDQVEELRNELIEKVAELDEDLTMKYLEGEEITIDEIKAALRKGVVDVKIFPVICGSSYRNKGVQLMLDAVIDFLPAPIDVPSIKGHLEDGTEAERHSSDEEPFSALAFKIMTDPYVGKLTFFRVYSGILESGSYVLNATKGKRERIGRILQMHANSRQEISIVYSGDIAAAVGLKDTGTGDTLCDEKNPVILESMNFPDPVIEIAVEPKTKADQDKMGVALGKLTEEDPTLRAHTDEETGQTILAGMGELHLDIIIDRMRREFKVETNVGKPQVAYRETFRAPARVEGKFVRQSGGRGQYGHVWVEFEPLEAGTGSQFESKVVGGSVPREYIAPALAGIEEQMKNGVIAGFPLVDVKATIVDGSYHDVDSNEMAFKIAGSMALKAAKDKCKPVLLEPIMKVEVTVPEEYMGDVMGMLNSRRGRIEGMDSRAGAQIIRAKVPLSEMFGYSTTLRSGTQGRGVFSMELSHYEEVPKSIADEIVAKNKGAE; from the coding sequence ATGGCAAGAGAGTTCTCCTTGAAAAATACACGTAATATCGGGATCATGGCGCATATTGACGCCGGTAAGACGACGACCACGGAACGGATTCTTTTCTATACAGGCCGTACGCACAAAATCGGTGAAGTTCACGAAGGTGCGGCAACGATGGACTGGATGGAGCAAGAGCAGGAGCGCGGAATTACGATTACTTCCGCCGCTACCACTGCTGCGTGGAAAGGTCACCGGGTCAACATCATCGATACCCCGGGACACGTTGACTTCACCGTTGAAGTTGAACGTTCCCTTCGTGTATTGGACGGGGCAGTAGGCGTTTTCAGTGCGAAAGAGGGCGTTGAGCCTCAGTCTGAAACCGTTTGGAGACAGGCTGACCGTTATGGCGTTCCCCGGATCGCCTATGTTAACAAAATGGATATCATCGGCGCGGACTACCTTAACGTAGTTAAGGACATGCGTGAACGTCTGCAAGCAAATGCGGTTGCCATTCAGCTGCCGATCGGTGCCGAGAATGATTTCATCGGCATCATCGACCTGATCGAGCAAAAAGCCCATATGTACAAAGACGATCTTGGCCGTGATATTGAAGTGACGGATATCCCGTCCGAATTCCTGGATCAAGTCGAAGAGCTGCGCAATGAGCTCATTGAGAAAGTTGCGGAACTCGACGAAGATCTGACCATGAAGTACCTGGAAGGCGAAGAGATTACTATTGACGAAATCAAAGCTGCACTGCGCAAAGGCGTAGTGGACGTTAAGATTTTTCCGGTAATCTGCGGTTCTTCTTACCGCAACAAAGGGGTTCAGCTGATGCTGGACGCTGTTATCGATTTCCTGCCGGCTCCGATTGATGTTCCATCGATTAAGGGTCATCTTGAAGATGGTACGGAAGCCGAGCGTCACTCTTCGGACGAAGAGCCGTTCTCCGCGCTAGCATTTAAAATCATGACCGACCCTTATGTTGGTAAGTTGACGTTCTTCCGTGTATATTCCGGTATTCTGGAATCCGGTTCTTATGTTCTGAATGCCACGAAAGGCAAGCGTGAGCGTATCGGACGTATCCTGCAAATGCATGCGAATAGCCGTCAGGAAATCTCTATTGTGTATTCCGGCGACATCGCGGCGGCCGTAGGTTTGAAAGACACCGGCACAGGTGATACACTGTGTGATGAGAAGAATCCGGTTATTCTCGAATCGATGAACTTCCCGGATCCTGTTATCGAGATCGCAGTTGAACCTAAGACGAAGGCCGACCAAGACAAAATGGGCGTTGCTCTCGGCAAGCTGACTGAAGAAGACCCGACACTGCGCGCGCACACCGACGAAGAAACGGGACAAACGATTCTTGCCGGTATGGGCGAGCTTCACTTGGATATCATTATCGACCGTATGCGTCGTGAATTCAAAGTGGAGACCAACGTTGGTAAACCGCAGGTTGCTTACCGTGAAACGTTCAGAGCTCCTGCTCGCGTCGAAGGCAAGTTCGTTCGTCAGTCCGGCGGCCGTGGTCAATACGGTCACGTATGGGTTGAATTCGAGCCTCTCGAGGCAGGTACTGGCAGCCAGTTCGAAAGTAAGGTTGTCGGCGGTTCCGTACCGAGAGAATACATCGCCCCTGCGCTTGCAGGTATTGAAGAGCAAATGAAGAACGGCGTTATCGCCGGCTTCCCGCTCGTTGATGTCAAAGCAACCATCGTTGACGGTTCTTACCATGATGTCGACTCCAACGAAATGGCGTTTAAGATCGCCGGCTCGATGGCGCTTAAAGCAGCTAAAGACAAGTGTAAGCCTGTCCTGCTTGAGCCAATCATGAAAGTGGAAGTAACAGTGCCCGAGGAATACATGGGCGACGTTATGGGTATGCTGAACTCCCGCCGCGGACGGATCGAAGGTATGGATTCCCGGGCAGGAGCCCAAATTATCCGTGCGAAAGTGCCTCTTTCCGAAATGTTCGGTTATTCCACTACCCTGCGTTCCGGTACACAAGGCCGCGGCGTATTCTCGATGGAACTCTCGCACTACGAAGAAGTTCCTAAATCCATTGCGGACGAGATCGTGGCTAAGAACAAAGGCGCAGAGTAA
- the rpsG gene encoding 30S ribosomal protein S7 gives MPRKGPVSKRDVLPDPVYNSKLVTRLINRVMLDGKRGVAQSILYNAFKLIEERTGKDPMEVFEAAIKNIMPVLEVKARRVGGANYQVPIEVKPERRTSLGLRWLVNYSRNRGEKTMEERLAAEIIDASNNTGASVKKREDTHKMAEANKAFAHYRW, from the coding sequence ATGCCACGCAAAGGTCCAGTTTCCAAAAGAGACGTACTGCCGGATCCGGTGTATAACAGCAAACTGGTTACTCGTTTGATTAACCGTGTAATGCTGGATGGTAAAAGAGGTGTCGCTCAAAGCATTCTGTACAACGCGTTCAAGTTGATTGAAGAACGTACGGGGAAAGACCCAATGGAAGTATTTGAAGCAGCCATCAAGAACATCATGCCGGTTCTCGAAGTTAAAGCCCGCCGTGTAGGCGGCGCGAACTACCAAGTGCCGATCGAAGTTAAACCTGAGAGACGTACTTCCCTGGGATTACGTTGGCTCGTAAACTACTCCCGCAACCGCGGTGAGAAGACGATGGAAGAGCGTTTGGCGGCTGAGATTATCGATGCTTCCAATAACACAGGCGCTTCCGTCAAGAAACGTGAAGACACGCACAAAATGGCTGAAGCGAACAAAGCATTCGCTCACTACCGCTGGTAG
- the rpsL gene encoding 30S ribosomal protein S12, translated as MPTINQLVRKGRQAKIEKSKSPALQKGFNALKREATDLSAPQKRGVCTRVGTMTPKKPNSALRKYARVRLTNRVEVTAYIPGIGHNLQEHSVVLIRGGRVKDLPGVRYHIVRGALDTAGVNNRMQSRSKYGAKRPKAKK; from the coding sequence ATGCCAACTATCAATCAATTGGTTCGTAAAGGCCGTCAAGCCAAGATCGAAAAATCGAAATCGCCCGCACTGCAAAAAGGTTTTAATGCCCTGAAGCGTGAGGCTACGGATTTGAGCGCTCCGCAAAAACGCGGTGTGTGCACTCGCGTAGGTACTATGACTCCGAAGAAACCGAACTCCGCACTTCGTAAATATGCCCGTGTTCGCTTGACGAACCGCGTAGAGGTGACAGCTTATATTCCGGGTATCGGACATAACCTGCAAGAGCACAGCGTGGTGCTGATTCGCGGAGGCCGGGTTAAAGACCTTCCGGGTGTTCGTTACCACATCGTTCGCGGCGCGCTGGATACAGCAGGCGTGAACAACCGGATGCAATCTCGCTCCAAATACGGCGCGAAACGTCCGAAAGCTAAGAAATAA
- a CDS encoding ribosomal L7Ae/L30e/S12e/Gadd45 family protein — protein sequence MTDDRGLRDAQIKIGTKQTVKAVEMGQAAEVYVAEDGDPRLTSRIVSLCNKHGVKLTYVDTMQQLGKACGIEVGAAMAAVLK from the coding sequence ATGACTGATGATAGAGGACTACGGGACGCTCAGATCAAGATCGGCACCAAGCAAACCGTCAAAGCGGTGGAGATGGGCCAGGCCGCAGAAGTCTATGTGGCGGAAGACGGAGATCCCAGGCTTACTTCAAGAATCGTTAGTCTTTGCAATAAACATGGCGTCAAGTTGACTTATGTCGATACGATGCAGCAGTTGGGCAAGGCATGCGGAATCGAAGTGGGCGCTGCAATGGCAGCCGTCTTAAAATAA
- the rpoC gene encoding DNA-directed RNA polymerase subunit beta', with product MLDVNNFEFMKIGLASPEKIRSWSRGEVKKPETINYRTLKPEKEGLFCERIFGPQKDWECHCGKYKRVRYKGVVCDRCGVEVTRAKVRRERMGHIELAAPVSHIWYFKGIPSRMGLALDMSPRSLEEIIYFASYVVTDPGDTPLEKKQLLSEKEYRSYREKYGYGFQASMGAEAVKKLLQDLDIEKELEFLKEELRTAQGQRRNRAIKRLEVIEAFRNSGNKPDWMIMDVLPVIPPELRPMVQLDGGRFATSDLNDLYRRVINRNNRLKRLLDLGAPDIIVQNEKRMLQEAVDALIDNGRRGRPVTGPGNRPLKSLSHMLKGKQGRFRQNLLGKRVDYSGRSVIVVGPYLKMYQCGLPKKMALELFKPFVMKELVNKGLAHNIKSAKRKVERVSPEVWDVLEEVIKEHPVLLNRAPTLHRLGIQAFEPILVEGHAIRLHPLVCTAYNADFDGDQMAVHVPLSAEAQAEARILMLASGNILNPKDGKPVVTPSQDMVLGSFYLTMDNKEEKGSGMILRTVNEAVSAYQRGTAGLHARVAIPVKALNKTSFTEKQQTAMLITTVGKIIFNEIFPASFPYINEATRDNLLQGTPERYFIYEKGANIRELLDEVPIAGAVGKEYLGSIIARCFEIYHTTKTSVILDKIKQLGFTYSTRAGVTIAVSDVIVPEEKKAILKESEEKVDVVAKQYRRGLITNEERYDRVIEIWSKTKDDLTNVLMKSMDRFNSIMLMVDSKARGNKSQITQLGGMRGLMATPSGRIFELPIKANFREGLTVLEYFISTHGARKGLADTALRTADSGYLTRRLVDVAQDVIVREEDCGTDKGFTVSRIQDGKEVIEDLYDRIEGRYCFETVRHPETGAIIVHRNDLIDSDKAEEIVKAGVGKLQIRSVLSCRARHGVCKKCYGRNLATGKHVEIGEAVGIIAAQSIGEPGTQLTMRTFHTGGVAGDDITQGLPRIQELFEARNPKGQATISEIDGVVKEIREAKDRREIEVQGEAESKVYSITYGSRLRVSEGDEVEAGDELTDGSIDPKEMLRIKGIRGVQNYILQEVQRVYRNQGVEINDKHVEVMIRQMLRKIRIIDAGDTNLLPGSFADIHEYESANKEVILSGKEPAVAKPVLLGITKASLETDSFLSAASFQETTRVLTDAAIKGKVDQLLGLKENVIIGKLIPAGTGMNRYRNVKLVNPEEEQSEEEALETVPAE from the coding sequence TTGTTGGACGTAAACAATTTTGAATTCATGAAAATCGGGCTGGCTTCCCCGGAGAAGATTCGTTCTTGGTCCCGCGGAGAGGTTAAGAAACCGGAAACCATCAACTATCGCACACTCAAGCCGGAAAAAGAGGGTCTTTTCTGCGAACGGATCTTCGGACCGCAAAAAGACTGGGAGTGTCATTGCGGCAAATACAAACGTGTCCGTTATAAAGGCGTAGTCTGCGACCGCTGCGGCGTCGAAGTCACACGCGCCAAAGTGCGCCGCGAGCGTATGGGCCATATTGAGCTCGCCGCTCCGGTTTCGCATATCTGGTATTTCAAAGGCATTCCGAGCCGCATGGGTCTGGCGCTTGATATGTCTCCGAGATCACTTGAAGAGATTATTTACTTCGCATCTTATGTCGTAACCGATCCCGGCGATACGCCTCTGGAGAAGAAACAGCTGCTGTCCGAGAAGGAATACCGCAGCTACCGCGAGAAGTACGGTTACGGCTTCCAGGCGAGCATGGGAGCGGAAGCGGTCAAAAAGCTGCTTCAGGATCTTGATATCGAAAAAGAGCTGGAATTCCTTAAGGAAGAGCTGCGCACCGCTCAAGGCCAACGCCGCAACCGTGCGATCAAGCGCCTTGAAGTGATCGAAGCTTTCCGCAACTCCGGCAACAAGCCCGACTGGATGATCATGGACGTTCTCCCGGTTATTCCGCCGGAACTGCGTCCGATGGTACAGCTGGACGGCGGACGTTTCGCAACGTCCGACTTGAACGACCTGTACCGCCGCGTAATCAACCGCAACAACCGTCTGAAAAGACTGCTTGATCTTGGCGCTCCGGATATCATCGTGCAGAACGAGAAACGGATGCTTCAGGAAGCCGTCGACGCTCTGATTGATAACGGCCGCCGCGGCCGCCCGGTAACGGGCCCAGGCAACCGTCCGCTGAAATCGCTCAGCCATATGCTGAAAGGTAAGCAGGGCCGTTTCCGTCAGAACCTGCTCGGTAAACGGGTTGACTATTCCGGTCGTTCCGTTATCGTCGTAGGTCCTTACCTGAAAATGTACCAATGCGGCCTGCCTAAGAAAATGGCGCTGGAGCTGTTTAAGCCATTCGTCATGAAGGAACTGGTTAACAAAGGTCTTGCCCATAACATTAAGAGCGCGAAACGCAAAGTCGAACGCGTAAGCCCGGAAGTATGGGATGTGCTTGAAGAAGTCATCAAGGAGCATCCGGTACTGCTGAACCGTGCCCCCACGCTTCACCGTCTCGGTATCCAAGCATTTGAACCGATTCTGGTGGAAGGCCATGCCATTCGTCTTCATCCGCTCGTATGTACAGCGTACAACGCCGACTTTGACGGTGACCAAATGGCCGTTCACGTTCCGCTCTCCGCGGAAGCACAGGCGGAAGCCCGCATCTTGATGCTGGCGTCCGGCAACATTTTGAACCCGAAGGACGGCAAACCGGTCGTTACCCCTTCCCAGGACATGGTTCTCGGTTCATTCTATCTGACCATGGACAACAAGGAAGAAAAGGGCAGCGGCATGATTCTCCGTACCGTGAACGAAGCGGTTTCCGCTTACCAGCGCGGCACTGCCGGTCTTCATGCGCGAGTAGCCATTCCGGTCAAGGCGCTTAACAAGACCAGCTTCACCGAGAAGCAGCAGACCGCCATGCTGATCACGACTGTCGGAAAAATTATTTTCAACGAGATTTTCCCGGCAAGCTTCCCTTACATCAACGAAGCGACCCGCGACAATCTGCTGCAGGGGACGCCGGAGAGATATTTCATTTACGAAAAAGGCGCCAACATCCGGGAACTGCTTGACGAGGTTCCGATTGCGGGCGCTGTCGGCAAAGAATATCTGGGCTCGATTATCGCTCGCTGTTTCGAAATTTATCATACGACCAAAACATCGGTCATTCTGGATAAAATCAAGCAGCTTGGCTTTACCTACTCTACCCGTGCCGGCGTAACGATCGCCGTATCGGACGTTATCGTGCCGGAAGAGAAGAAAGCCATCTTGAAAGAATCCGAAGAGAAAGTCGATGTCGTCGCCAAGCAATACCGCCGTGGCCTCATTACCAATGAAGAGCGGTATGACCGCGTCATTGAAATTTGGTCCAAGACGAAGGACGATCTGACCAACGTGCTCATGAAGTCCATGGACCGTTTCAATTCCATCATGCTGATGGTGGACTCCAAAGCACGGGGTAACAAATCGCAGATCACTCAGCTTGGCGGGATGCGCGGACTGATGGCGACACCGTCGGGACGTATCTTCGAACTGCCGATCAAGGCGAACTTCCGCGAAGGTCTGACCGTCCTTGAGTACTTTATCTCTACTCACGGTGCGCGGAAAGGTCTGGCGGATACGGCGCTTCGTACCGCTGACTCCGGTTACCTGACACGCCGTCTTGTCGACGTGGCGCAGGACGTAATCGTCCGCGAGGAAGACTGCGGCACCGACAAAGGCTTTACCGTCAGCCGTATCCAGGATGGCAAAGAGGTTATCGAGGATCTGTACGACCGTATTGAAGGCCGCTACTGCTTCGAGACCGTCCGCCATCCGGAAACAGGTGCAATCATTGTACACCGTAATGATCTGATTGATTCCGACAAAGCGGAAGAAATCGTCAAAGCCGGAGTAGGCAAGCTGCAAATCCGTTCCGTGCTGAGCTGCCGCGCCCGTCATGGCGTCTGCAAGAAGTGCTACGGACGCAACCTGGCGACCGGCAAGCACGTCGAGATCGGCGAAGCTGTCGGCATTATTGCCGCACAATCCATCGGTGAACCGGGAACGCAGCTTACCATGCGTACGTTCCATACCGGGGGTGTTGCGGGCGATGATATCACGCAAGGTCTTCCGCGTATCCAGGAGCTGTTTGAGGCGCGTAACCCGAAAGGCCAAGCGACCATCAGTGAAATCGACGGCGTCGTGAAGGAGATTCGCGAAGCGAAAGACCGCCGCGAAATCGAGGTTCAGGGTGAAGCGGAATCGAAAGTCTACTCGATTACCTACGGATCACGCCTGCGCGTAAGCGAAGGAGACGAGGTCGAGGCCGGTGACGAACTGACCGACGGTTCCATCGATCCGAAAGAAATGCTGCGCATCAAGGGGATCCGCGGGGTGCAGAACTATATCCTTCAGGAAGTACAGCGCGTATACCGGAATCAGGGCGTAGAAATCAACGACAAGCACGTTGAGGTCATGATTAGACAAATGCTGCGCAAAATCCGCATCATTGATGCCGGTGATACTAACCTGCTGCCTGGCTCCTTTGCGGATATCCATGAATACGAATCTGCGAATAAGGAAGTCATCCTGTCCGGCAAAGAACCGGCTGTTGCGAAGCCTGTGCTGCTCGGTATTACGAAGGCATCGCTGGAAACAGACTCCTTCTTGTCCGCGGCATCGTTCCAAGAGACGACGCGCGTGCTGACCGACGCCGCCATCAAAGGCAAGGTCGACCAGCTGCTCGGCCTCAAGGAGAATGTTATTATCGGTAAGCTGATTCCTGCCGGAACGGGCATGAACCGCTACCGCAATGTCAAATTGGTCAATCCGGAAGAAGAGCAAAGCGAAGAGGAAGCTTTAGAAACTGTTCCGGCTGAATAA